One Streptomyces sp. NBC_01237 genomic region harbors:
- a CDS encoding aspartate:alanine exchanger family transporter, translated as MAVFTVITLGALLGMVRFGPVKLGAAGVLFVGLFVGALDKDIAAAVPAGVSALGLALYVYTVGLESGPAFFRELRGQLAVMAGAVVALALTAVVVGFVGHRGFGISGPFLAGGYAGIGTTTPGLAAAQAASQDPTQPAVGYAIGYPLAVVITIMFVSALAVRRSWVARRDPDSGLPSTLVTRTVQVTRDRVWADVPGVATHRVLASEYRPVGGDTGVAGRLERLRPGDLVVLVGGEEDVRAATEALGALAPFHLLDDRSAVDYRRILLTNPDLAGRTVAELGLGERYGAAVSRVRRGDFDMLAHDGLVLQLDDRVRVVMPRERTTEVTTYLGDTEAKVSEVSAVSLGLGLALGFLIGIPSLTLGSTTLALGTGAGPLVMGMILGWRRRTGPLVWTLPTRANLTLRQIGLLLFLAIVGLTSGYSFRENAFSLFGLKLVAVLAIGAVVSYALMVLVARVLGQSRERTMGLLSGYVGNPAIVAYANSRVSDSRINNGYSTLFALAILVKIVCIQLIVGL; from the coding sequence GTGGCCGTGTTCACCGTGATCACGCTCGGTGCGCTGCTCGGCATGGTGAGGTTCGGCCCGGTGAAGCTCGGCGCGGCCGGAGTGCTGTTCGTCGGCCTGTTCGTCGGGGCGCTCGACAAGGACATCGCCGCGGCCGTGCCCGCCGGGGTCTCCGCGCTGGGGCTCGCCCTGTACGTGTACACGGTCGGGCTGGAGTCGGGCCCCGCGTTCTTCCGTGAACTGCGCGGCCAGCTCGCGGTGATGGCCGGAGCGGTCGTGGCCCTCGCCCTCACCGCCGTCGTCGTCGGCTTCGTCGGCCACCGGGGCTTCGGCATCAGCGGACCGTTCCTCGCCGGTGGGTACGCGGGCATCGGAACCACCACCCCCGGCCTGGCCGCCGCGCAGGCCGCCTCGCAGGACCCCACGCAGCCCGCCGTGGGCTACGCCATCGGCTACCCGCTCGCCGTCGTCATCACCATCATGTTCGTCTCCGCGCTCGCCGTCCGCCGCAGCTGGGTCGCCCGCCGCGACCCCGACTCCGGGCTGCCGTCCACCCTCGTCACCCGTACGGTCCAAGTGACCCGCGACCGCGTCTGGGCCGATGTGCCCGGAGTCGCCACGCACCGCGTGCTGGCCAGCGAGTACCGCCCCGTCGGGGGTGACACCGGGGTCGCCGGGAGGCTGGAGCGGCTGCGCCCCGGTGACCTGGTGGTGCTGGTCGGCGGCGAGGAGGACGTACGGGCCGCGACCGAGGCCCTCGGCGCCCTGGCCCCGTTCCATCTGCTGGACGACCGCAGTGCCGTGGACTACCGGCGGATCCTGCTCACCAACCCCGACCTCGCCGGCCGCACGGTCGCCGAGCTCGGTCTGGGCGAGCGGTACGGCGCCGCCGTGAGCCGGGTGCGCCGCGGGGACTTCGACATGCTCGCCCACGACGGACTGGTGCTTCAGCTGGACGACCGGGTCCGGGTGGTCATGCCGCGCGAGCGGACCACGGAGGTCACCACGTATCTCGGCGACACGGAGGCCAAGGTCAGCGAGGTGAGCGCGGTCAGCCTGGGCCTCGGGCTCGCCCTCGGCTTCCTCATCGGCATCCCCTCGCTGACCCTGGGCTCCACCACCCTGGCACTCGGCACCGGGGCCGGGCCGCTGGTGATGGGCATGATCCTCGGCTGGCGGCGGCGCACCGGGCCGCTCGTGTGGACCCTGCCCACCCGGGCCAACCTGACCCTGCGCCAGATCGGTCTGCTGCTCTTCCTCGCCATCGTGGGACTCACCTCCGGCTACTCGTTCCGGGAGAACGCCTTCTCCCTGTTCGGGCTGAAGCTCGTGGCGGTCCTGGCGATCGGCGCGGTGGTCAGCTACGCGCTGATGGTGCTCGTCGCGAGGGTCCTGGGGCAGAGCCGGGAGCGGACCATGGGCCTGCTGTCCGGCTATGTGGGCAACCCCGCGATCGTGGCGTACGCCAACAGCAGGGTGAGCGACAGCCGGATCAACAACGGCTACTCGACGCTGTTCGCGCTCGCCATCCTGGTCAAGATCGTCTGCATTCAGCTCATCGTCGGCCTGTGA
- a CDS encoding VWA domain-containing protein, which produces MIIRKRLTAGVCIVLATLTAGLGTALPAAADEPPSSASPKVELVLDVSGSMRTRDIDGKSRMTAAKQAFNDVLDAVPEQVQLGIRTLGADYPGDDRKVGCKDTKQLYPVGPLDRTEAKTAVATLAPTGWTPIGPALLGAADDLEGGESTRRIVLITDGEDTCGPLDPCEVARDIAARGVHLVIDTLGLVPNAKIRQQLTCIAEATGGTYTAVQHTEELSDRVTQLVDRAAAPVITPVATEGADSCSAAPQLKAGLYTDREKFGQHRWYRVDVLPGQELRASVSVAADRAVDNDYGVLLRAVTKHGREIVRGSESGTGRTDVISSGLRYPKPEQDDSEDEKPAAEAVCLQLSNSFSAAASVKTSPGLPVELTVDLVDGPDNAADPAAFGLGRGWWLLGVLVLTGLVAGLLTGWISRWRVAVWRTN; this is translated from the coding sequence ATGATCATAAGAAAACGGCTGACGGCCGGGGTGTGCATCGTGCTCGCCACCCTGACCGCCGGACTGGGCACCGCGCTCCCGGCCGCCGCCGACGAACCCCCCTCCTCCGCATCGCCCAAGGTCGAACTGGTCCTCGACGTCAGCGGTTCCATGCGCACCCGCGACATCGACGGCAAGTCCCGGATGACCGCGGCCAAGCAGGCGTTCAACGACGTCCTGGACGCGGTGCCCGAGCAGGTGCAGCTCGGCATCCGGACCCTGGGCGCCGACTACCCCGGCGACGACCGGAAGGTCGGCTGCAAGGACACCAAGCAGCTCTACCCGGTCGGCCCGCTCGACCGCACCGAGGCGAAGACCGCGGTCGCCACCCTGGCGCCCACCGGCTGGACCCCGATCGGTCCCGCCCTGCTGGGCGCCGCCGACGACCTCGAAGGCGGCGAATCGACCCGGCGCATCGTCCTCATCACGGACGGCGAGGACACCTGCGGGCCGCTCGACCCCTGTGAGGTGGCCCGGGACATCGCCGCGCGCGGGGTCCACCTGGTCATCGACACACTGGGCCTCGTACCCAACGCCAAGATCCGCCAGCAGCTGACCTGCATCGCGGAGGCCACCGGCGGTACGTACACCGCCGTCCAGCACACCGAGGAACTCTCCGACCGGGTCACGCAGTTGGTGGACCGGGCCGCCGCACCCGTCATCACCCCGGTGGCGACCGAGGGCGCCGACAGCTGCTCGGCGGCACCACAGCTCAAGGCCGGTCTCTACACCGACCGCGAGAAGTTCGGCCAGCACCGCTGGTACCGGGTGGACGTGCTGCCCGGTCAGGAGCTGCGCGCCTCGGTGAGCGTGGCGGCGGACCGCGCCGTCGACAACGACTACGGCGTACTGCTGCGGGCGGTGACGAAGCACGGACGCGAGATCGTACGGGGCTCGGAGTCCGGCACCGGCCGTACGGACGTGATCTCGTCCGGGCTGCGTTACCCCAAGCCGGAGCAGGACGACAGCGAGGACGAGAAGCCGGCCGCCGAGGCCGTCTGCCTCCAGCTCAGCAACTCCTTCTCGGCCGCCGCCTCGGTGAAGACCTCCCCCGGACTGCCGGTCGAACTGACCGTGGACCTGGTGGACGGCCCCGACAACGCCGCCGACCCGGCCGCGTTCGGCCTCGGCCGGGGCTGGTGGCTGCTGGGCGTCCTGGTCCTCACCGGCCTGGTCGCCGGTCTGCTGACCGGCTGGATCTCGCGCTGGCGCGTCGCCGTATGGAGGACCAACTGA
- the xylB gene encoding xylulokinase: MPPRTVVIGVDSSTQSTKAAVIDAVTGELLAVGRAPHRVDGDAGARESDPEVWWRALCEAVATGVKESGVPASAVSGIAVAGQQHGLVVLDRSGRPLRPALLWNDTRSAPQAAALTAALGGPDAWTARTGSVPVASLTASKWQWLRENDPANAAAAEAVRLPHDFLTERLAGTAATDPGDASGTGWYSTATGTYDPELLELLGLDAALLPEVAPTGAARVGSLTPAAAEALGLPGGIAVAAGTGDNMSAAVGLGLGGAGLLDHPVLSLGTSGTVFAASRTRPTSTALSGFAAADGTYLPLACTLNCTLAVDKVAALLGLNREDAAPGGAAVLLPYLDGERTPDLPAASGLLTGLRHDTTPQQLLGAAYEGAAVTVLRAMDELLRACGLDPDAPEVAARPLRLIGGGARGRAWVETVRRLSGRPLIVPGSGELVAVGAAALAASAAGGGDPVALAASWNERTAETSDRQLPCVERDVETWQRVTSVLEQAAAPLLGG, from the coding sequence ATGCCGCCGCGTACCGTCGTCATCGGGGTGGACAGCTCCACGCAGTCCACCAAGGCGGCCGTCATCGACGCCGTGACCGGTGAGCTGCTCGCCGTCGGCCGCGCCCCGCACCGGGTCGACGGGGACGCCGGAGCCCGCGAGAGCGACCCCGAGGTCTGGTGGCGGGCGCTGTGCGAGGCCGTGGCCACCGGGGTGAAGGAGTCCGGAGTCCCCGCCTCCGCCGTCAGCGGCATCGCGGTGGCCGGTCAGCAGCACGGGCTCGTCGTACTGGACCGGTCGGGCCGGCCGCTGCGCCCCGCGCTCCTGTGGAACGACACCCGCTCCGCCCCGCAGGCCGCCGCCCTCACCGCCGCGCTCGGCGGCCCCGACGCGTGGACCGCGCGCACCGGTTCGGTGCCGGTGGCGTCCCTCACCGCGTCGAAGTGGCAGTGGCTGCGCGAGAACGACCCCGCGAACGCCGCGGCGGCCGAGGCCGTACGCCTCCCCCACGACTTCCTCACCGAACGGCTCGCGGGCACCGCCGCCACCGACCCCGGCGACGCCTCGGGCACCGGCTGGTACAGCACCGCCACCGGCACCTACGACCCGGAACTCCTGGAACTCCTCGGGCTGGACGCCGCCCTGCTCCCCGAGGTCGCCCCCACCGGAGCGGCCCGCGTCGGCTCCCTGACCCCGGCCGCCGCCGAAGCCCTGGGACTGCCCGGAGGCATCGCCGTCGCCGCAGGGACCGGCGACAACATGAGCGCCGCCGTCGGTCTCGGACTCGGCGGCGCCGGGCTGCTCGACCACCCGGTCCTGAGCCTCGGCACGTCCGGCACCGTCTTCGCGGCGTCCCGCACCCGGCCCACGTCGACGGCCCTGTCCGGCTTCGCCGCCGCGGACGGCACGTACCTCCCCCTGGCCTGCACGCTGAACTGCACGCTCGCCGTCGACAAGGTCGCCGCCCTGCTCGGCCTGAACCGCGAGGACGCGGCCCCCGGGGGCGCGGCCGTGCTGCTCCCCTACCTGGACGGCGAGCGCACTCCCGATCTCCCCGCCGCCTCCGGACTGCTCACCGGGCTGCGCCACGACACGACCCCGCAGCAACTGCTCGGCGCCGCCTACGAGGGCGCGGCCGTCACCGTCCTGCGGGCGATGGACGAACTGCTGCGGGCCTGCGGTCTCGACCCGGACGCGCCCGAGGTGGCCGCCCGGCCGCTGCGGCTGATCGGCGGCGGCGCCCGGGGGCGGGCCTGGGTGGAGACCGTACGCCGGCTCTCCGGCCGTCCCCTGATCGTCCCCGGCAGCGGCGAACTGGTCGCCGTCGGCGCGGCCGCACTCGCCGCCTCGGCGGCCGGTGGCGGCGATCCGGTGGCCCTGGCGGCCTCCTGGAACGAACGGACGGCCGAAACGTCGGACCGTCAACTCCCTTGTGTCGAAAGGGATGTGGAGACCTGGCAACGGGTCACCTCGGTACTGGAACAGGCTGCCGCGCCACTGCTGGGCGGCTGA
- the xylA gene encoding xylose isomerase, with protein sequence MTERFTPTPADKFSFGLWTVGWQGRDPFGDATRAPIDPVDSVRRLAELGAYGVTFHDDDLIPFGSTDTEREGIVKRFRQALDATGLVVPMATTNLFTHPVFKDGAFTANDRDVRRYALRKTLRNIDLAVELGATTYVAWGGREGSESGAAKDIRVALDRMKEAFDLLGDYVTEQGYDLRFAIEPKPNEPRGDILLPTIGHALAFIERLERPGLVGVNPETGHEQMAGLNFPHGIAQAMWAGKLFHIDLNGQSGIKYDQDLRFGAGDLRQAFWLVDLLESTGGYEGPRHFDFKPPRTEDYDGVWASAAGCMRNYLILKERAAAFRADPAVQEALRASRLDELARPTAEDGVTGLLADRSAYEDFDVTAAAERGMAFEALDQLAMDHLLGI encoded by the coding sequence ATGACGGAACGCTTCACTCCCACTCCGGCGGACAAGTTCAGCTTCGGTCTGTGGACGGTGGGCTGGCAGGGTCGCGACCCCTTCGGCGACGCGACCCGGGCCCCGATCGACCCGGTCGACTCCGTGCGGCGGCTCGCCGAACTGGGCGCCTACGGAGTGACCTTCCACGACGACGACCTGATCCCGTTCGGCTCGACGGACACCGAGCGTGAAGGAATCGTCAAGCGGTTCCGGCAGGCGCTGGACGCCACCGGGCTCGTCGTGCCCATGGCGACGACGAACCTCTTCACCCACCCGGTGTTCAAGGACGGCGCGTTCACCGCCAACGACCGGGACGTCCGCCGGTACGCGCTGCGCAAGACGCTGCGCAACATCGATCTCGCCGTCGAACTCGGCGCCACCACCTATGTCGCCTGGGGCGGCCGCGAGGGCTCCGAATCCGGTGCCGCCAAGGACATCCGGGTCGCGCTGGACCGGATGAAGGAAGCCTTCGACCTGCTGGGCGACTACGTCACCGAGCAGGGCTACGACCTGCGCTTCGCCATCGAACCCAAGCCGAACGAGCCGCGCGGCGACATCCTGCTGCCCACGATCGGCCACGCCCTCGCCTTCATCGAACGCCTGGAGCGGCCCGGACTGGTCGGCGTCAACCCGGAGACCGGTCACGAGCAGATGGCCGGGCTGAACTTCCCGCACGGCATCGCCCAGGCCATGTGGGCGGGCAAGCTCTTCCACATCGACCTCAACGGCCAGTCCGGCATCAAGTACGACCAGGACCTCCGCTTCGGCGCCGGTGACCTGCGCCAGGCGTTCTGGCTGGTCGACCTGCTGGAGTCGACGGGCGGCTACGAGGGCCCGCGCCACTTCGACTTCAAGCCGCCGCGGACCGAGGACTACGACGGTGTCTGGGCCTCGGCCGCCGGCTGCATGCGCAACTACCTCATCCTCAAGGAGCGGGCGGCCGCCTTCCGGGCCGACCCCGCCGTACAGGAAGCCCTGCGCGCCTCCCGCCTGGACGAACTGGCCCGGCCCACCGCCGAGGACGGCGTCACCGGACTGCTCGCCGACCGCTCGGCGTACGAGGACTTCGACGTCACGGCCGCCGCCGAACGCGGTATGGCCTTCGAGGCCCTGGACCAACTGGCCATGGACCACCTGCTGGGCATCTAG
- a CDS encoding ROK family protein, with the protein MKSNLTPLGPKADKDTVRRNNLSLVLRAVRDEGVAGEATRAGVAARVGLTRAAVSSLVEQLIDSGFLTESGKTFSGQAGRPGTALKVARTGPAGLGVEINIDYVSVCVVDLAGTGRVRQTEHLDNRGAPPGEVLARAARIAARTLESAREQELRPVGVALALPGLVSGGSVRQAPNLGWNRVPAEELFARALAELRPDGAVLPVSSENEANLAALAELWFGGLGEVRSFLYLTGEIGVGGALVIDGELLRGAHGFAGEIGHVVVDPAGPECRCGSRGCLEQYAGQTALLRAAGIEGAGGGAGVVELERRAQAGDARAVAAVAEAGRMLGQVLSGAVNLVDPDAVVLGGIYRGLMPWLSPPADEELTGRVVSGLWSRGGGRLRASSVAGDAARGAAALVVQNVLADPVAYAR; encoded by the coding sequence ATGAAGAGCAACCTCACACCGCTGGGTCCCAAGGCCGACAAGGACACCGTGCGCCGGAACAATCTGAGCCTGGTGCTGCGCGCCGTCCGGGACGAGGGCGTGGCCGGCGAGGCGACCAGGGCGGGTGTGGCCGCCCGCGTCGGACTGACCCGGGCCGCGGTCTCCTCGCTGGTCGAGCAGCTGATCGACAGCGGCTTCCTCACGGAGTCGGGCAAGACCTTCAGCGGGCAGGCCGGGCGCCCCGGTACGGCGTTGAAGGTGGCGCGCACCGGTCCCGCCGGGCTCGGCGTGGAGATCAACATCGACTATGTGTCGGTCTGTGTCGTGGACCTGGCGGGCACCGGACGGGTCCGGCAGACCGAACACCTCGACAACCGGGGCGCCCCGCCCGGTGAGGTCCTGGCGCGGGCCGCGCGGATCGCTGCCCGGACCCTGGAGTCGGCGCGCGAGCAGGAACTGCGCCCGGTCGGCGTGGCACTCGCGCTGCCGGGGCTCGTCTCCGGCGGTTCGGTGCGCCAGGCGCCCAACCTGGGCTGGAACCGGGTTCCGGCCGAGGAGCTGTTCGCGCGCGCCCTCGCCGAGCTGCGCCCCGACGGCGCCGTGCTGCCGGTGAGTTCGGAGAACGAGGCCAATCTGGCGGCGCTGGCCGAGCTGTGGTTCGGCGGGCTCGGCGAGGTCCGGAGCTTTCTGTATCTGACCGGTGAGATCGGCGTCGGCGGTGCGCTGGTGATCGACGGGGAGCTGCTGCGCGGCGCGCACGGCTTCGCCGGGGAGATCGGGCATGTGGTGGTGGACCCGGCGGGTCCGGAGTGCCGGTGCGGATCGCGGGGCTGTCTGGAGCAGTACGCGGGTCAGACGGCGCTGTTGCGGGCGGCCGGGATCGAAGGCGCCGGGGGTGGTGCCGGGGTGGTGGAACTGGAACGGCGCGCGCAGGCCGGGGACGCGCGTGCGGTGGCGGCGGTCGCCGAGGCGGGCCGGATGCTGGGGCAGGTGCTGTCGGGTGCGGTGAATCTGGTCGACCCGGACGCGGTGGTGCTCGGCGGGATCTACCGCGGTCTGATGCCGTGGCTGTCGCCGCCCGCCGACGAGGAGCTGACCGGCCGTGTGGTCTCCGGCCTCTGGTCCCGGGGCGGTGGCCGGCTGCGCGCGTCGTCCGTCGCGGGGGACGCGGCCCGGGGCGCGGCGGCGCTGGTGGTGCAGAACGTACTGGCGGATCCGGTGGCGTACGCACGGTGA
- a CDS encoding DUF305 domain-containing protein, producing MVVAGAAVLLVALGLVALIVVRPSAASPSDASSSPGSSSRSAPAESSVDAGFARDMSIHHQQAVEMSFIVRDRTDDEDVRRLAYDIINTQANQRGMMLGWLELWDLPKSASGPPMKWMGHTVTPRGDGSLMPGMATDAELDALRSAEGRKAEVLFLRLMTVHHRAGADMAQAAAGSAETEAIRNLAAGMVRGQESEIGLMADMLKARGAKA from the coding sequence ATGGTCGTGGCGGGAGCCGCGGTGCTGCTGGTGGCCCTGGGGCTGGTGGCGCTGATCGTGGTACGGCCGTCCGCCGCGTCCCCGTCGGATGCCTCGTCCTCCCCGGGCTCGTCCTCGCGGTCGGCGCCCGCCGAGAGCTCCGTCGACGCGGGATTCGCCCGGGACATGTCGATCCACCATCAGCAGGCCGTCGAGATGTCGTTCATCGTCCGGGACCGCACCGACGACGAGGACGTCCGCCGTCTCGCGTACGACATCATCAACACGCAGGCCAATCAGCGCGGCATGATGCTGGGCTGGCTGGAGCTGTGGGACCTGCCGAAGAGCGCGTCCGGACCCCCCATGAAGTGGATGGGGCACACCGTCACGCCCCGGGGTGACGGCTCGCTGATGCCGGGCATGGCCACCGACGCGGAGCTGGACGCGCTGCGGTCGGCCGAGGGCCGGAAGGCGGAGGTGCTGTTCCTCCGGCTGATGACCGTTCACCACCGTGCGGGCGCCGACATGGCACAGGCGGCGGCCGGTTCCGCGGAGACGGAAGCGATCAGGAATCTGGCGGCCGGCATGGTGCGCGGCCAGGAGTCGGAGATCGGGCTCATGGCGGACATGCTCAAGGCGCGCGGCGCGAAGGCCTGA
- a CDS encoding DUF3105 domain-containing protein → MASAKNTSSPKSQNSSTAARRAKLEEARRKERARERRNRIITIGASVAVVAALVAGGGYLMAQADEQDKAEEQAKSSPVTGERSWDKLTQNHVDKPVSYPMNPPVGGDHNQVWMNCNADVYTEAIPKENAVHSLEHGAVWVTYNEKAKPADIKALGERVSSTPYSLMSPINDQDAPLMLSAWGKQVTVKSASDARVAQFFTKYVQGPQTPEPGAACTGGLAK, encoded by the coding sequence ATGGCTTCCGCCAAGAACACGTCTTCCCCCAAGAGCCAGAACAGCTCCACCGCCGCCCGCCGCGCCAAGCTCGAAGAGGCGCGCCGCAAGGAACGGGCCCGCGAGCGCCGCAACCGGATCATCACCATCGGCGCCTCCGTGGCCGTGGTCGCCGCACTCGTCGCCGGGGGCGGTTATCTGATGGCGCAGGCCGACGAGCAGGACAAGGCCGAGGAGCAGGCCAAGTCCTCCCCCGTGACGGGCGAGCGCAGCTGGGACAAGCTGACCCAGAACCATGTGGACAAGCCGGTCTCGTACCCGATGAACCCGCCCGTCGGCGGTGACCACAACCAGGTCTGGATGAACTGCAACGCCGACGTCTACACCGAGGCGATACCGAAGGAGAACGCCGTCCACTCCCTGGAGCACGGCGCCGTCTGGGTCACGTACAACGAGAAGGCGAAGCCCGCCGACATCAAGGCTCTCGGCGAACGCGTCTCGTCCACCCCGTACTCGCTGATGAGCCCCATCAATGACCAGGACGCCCCGCTGATGCTCAGCGCCTGGGGCAAGCAGGTCACGGTGAAGAGCGCCTCGGACGCCCGCGTCGCGCAGTTCTTCACCAAGTACGTCCAGGGCCCGCAGACGCCGGAGCCGGGCGCCGCCTGCACCGGTGGGCTCGCCAAGTGA
- a CDS encoding phospholipid scramblase-related protein has protein sequence MTMQSNIPAGWFPDPHGAPQLLRYWDGSQWTEHTHPAEGQQAAAPAQSPSRPVQQAQAAQQAQPVHAPQPAQPAHAPQQAQAAQSAHVPQQAHAPQQQTAPGAGSLFTQQVLVVNQKAKLIEVTNEYSVFDQHGTTIGSVVQVGQSALRKVLRFVSSIDQYLTHRLEIRDAYGVPQLLLTRPAKFIKSRVVVQRPDGQPVGEIVQQNAIGKINFAMMADGRKVGAIKAENWRAWNFAIVDHNDAEIARITKTWEGLAKTMFTTADNYVLQIHYQLPEPLLSLVVATALTVDTALKQDSRGLG, from the coding sequence GTGACCATGCAATCGAACATACCTGCGGGCTGGTTTCCGGATCCCCACGGCGCGCCCCAGTTGCTGCGTTACTGGGACGGCTCGCAGTGGACCGAGCACACGCACCCGGCCGAGGGCCAGCAGGCCGCGGCTCCCGCCCAGTCTCCGTCCCGGCCGGTCCAGCAGGCTCAAGCAGCCCAGCAGGCCCAGCCGGTCCACGCGCCGCAGCCGGCCCAGCCGGCCCATGCGCCGCAGCAGGCTCAAGCGGCTCAGTCGGCCCACGTGCCCCAGCAGGCCCACGCACCGCAGCAGCAGACCGCGCCCGGTGCCGGTTCGTTGTTCACCCAGCAGGTCCTGGTGGTGAACCAGAAGGCCAAGCTGATCGAGGTCACGAACGAGTACAGCGTCTTCGACCAGCACGGCACCACCATCGGCTCGGTCGTACAGGTCGGGCAGAGCGCCCTGCGCAAGGTGCTCCGGTTCGTCTCCAGCATCGACCAGTACCTGACGCACCGGCTGGAGATCCGTGACGCTTACGGAGTGCCGCAGCTGCTGCTGACCCGCCCCGCGAAGTTCATCAAGTCGCGGGTGGTCGTCCAGCGTCCCGACGGACAGCCGGTCGGCGAGATCGTCCAGCAGAACGCCATCGGCAAGATCAACTTTGCGATGATGGCCGACGGCCGGAAGGTCGGTGCGATCAAGGCGGAGAACTGGCGTGCCTGGAACTTCGCGATCGTCGACCACAACGACGCCGAGATCGCCCGGATCACGAAGACCTGGGAAGGTCTCGCGAAGACCATGTTCACCACGGCGGACAACTACGTGCTGCAGATCCACTACCAGCTGCCCGAGCCGCTCCTGAGTCTCGTCGTCGCGACGGCCCTGACCGTGGACACCGCACTCAAGCAGGACTCCCGCGGCCTCGGCTGA
- a CDS encoding uracil-xanthine permease family protein has product MASPVPETGTAARAADDGSPAADAVVPTAEAVSPVAPVDERLPLPRLAPLAFQHLLAGVAAPVSSVILIATTLSLSASQTASLLSATLVLCGIGALLQSLGVKALRIGARLPFLMLPGGAAVAIFLQVAKEHGPATASGSVLIASVFLLLVLPFYGRLVRYFPPLVMGTTVVLIGINMIKITSPMIASGPGLGFATLGITALFFLLMRGVWRQMSVLFGLVGGTVVAAVSGTTFHMAQGAAFALPDPFPYGTPHFDLLAAVPLLVFALASLAEATGQTVLNSEAVGRTPDAARDVPRISRADAVASLGAGVFGTSLMVTSAENIGIVQLTRVRSRFVTAGAGVLLIACGLITPLTRLLAAIPEPVVGAAGLIIYAVIATMGFGMLSRENLSHGTNGIVVALALCVGLLPVFAPEMYAGLPVWARTVFGSGVAAGALAAVILAAVFSRLGPPQDKGDAA; this is encoded by the coding sequence ATGGCTTCCCCCGTCCCCGAAACCGGCACCGCGGCGCGTGCCGCCGACGACGGCTCCCCCGCCGCCGATGCCGTCGTGCCCACCGCCGAAGCCGTTTCCCCCGTCGCCCCGGTCGACGAGCGGCTTCCCCTGCCGAGGCTGGCACCGCTGGCCTTCCAGCATCTGCTCGCCGGGGTCGCCGCCCCGGTCTCCTCGGTGATCCTGATCGCCACCACCCTGTCGCTGTCCGCCTCCCAGACCGCGTCCCTGCTCAGCGCGACGCTGGTGCTGTGCGGCATCGGCGCGCTGCTCCAGTCGCTGGGGGTCAAGGCGCTGCGGATCGGCGCCCGGCTGCCGTTCCTGATGCTGCCGGGCGGTGCGGCGGTGGCGATCTTCCTCCAGGTGGCCAAGGAGCACGGTCCCGCCACCGCGTCGGGCTCGGTACTGATCGCCTCGGTCTTCCTGCTGCTCGTGCTGCCGTTCTACGGGCGCCTGGTGCGGTACTTCCCGCCCCTGGTGATGGGGACGACCGTGGTCCTGATCGGGATCAACATGATCAAGATCACCTCGCCGATGATCGCGTCGGGGCCGGGGCTCGGCTTCGCCACGCTGGGCATCACCGCGCTGTTCTTCCTGCTGATGCGGGGTGTCTGGCGGCAGATGTCGGTGCTGTTCGGGCTCGTGGGCGGCACGGTCGTCGCGGCCGTCAGCGGCACGACGTTCCACATGGCGCAGGGCGCCGCCTTCGCGCTCCCGGACCCGTTCCCGTACGGCACACCGCACTTCGATCTGCTGGCCGCCGTCCCGCTGCTGGTCTTCGCCCTCGCCTCGCTGGCGGAGGCGACCGGGCAGACGGTGCTGAACAGTGAGGCCGTGGGGCGTACGCCGGACGCGGCACGCGACGTACCGCGCATCTCCCGCGCCGACGCGGTGGCCTCGCTGGGTGCCGGAGTCTTCGGTACGTCGCTGATGGTGACGAGCGCCGAGAACATCGGCATCGTTCAGCTGACCCGGGTGCGCAGCAGGTTCGTCACGGCGGGCGCCGGGGTGCTGCTGATCGCGTGCGGGCTGATCACTCCGCTCACCCGGCTGCTGGCCGCCATCCCCGAGCCGGTGGTCGGGGCCGCGGGCCTGATCATCTACGCGGTGATCGCGACGATGGGGTTCGGGATGCTCAGCCGCGAGAACCTCTCGCACGGGACCAACGGCATCGTGGTGGCGCTGGCGCTCTGCGTCGGACTGCTGCCGGTCTTCGCGCCCGAGATGTACGCCGGGCTGCCGGTGTGGGCCCGCACGGTCTTCGGCAGCGGGGTCGCCGCCGGGGCGCTGGCCGCGGTGATCCTGGCAGCGGTGTTCAGCAGACTGGGCCCGCCGCAGGACAAGGGCGACGCGGCCTGA